AGCTTGCTGGCCAGATCTACAATGAGCTGCAAAAGCTTTTGAAAAATGTCTCTGATTCAAATATTAAAGCAATACGGCTAACAGGCGGAACGGATCGTCAACGTACAATGGAGAAACTTCAAAAAACACCTCATATTATAGTTGCTACACCAGGACGATTAAATGATATGACGAAGAACCAGGCGATTGATGTTCATCGAACGGAAATGTTTGTAGTAGATGAAGCAGATCAAATGCTGGATATGGGATTTATTGAAGAAATAGATCCAGCAGCGTCTCTTATGCCGGATAACTTGCAAATGATGGTATTTTCAGCTACGATACCAGAACAATTACAGCCATTTTTGAGAAAATATATGAAAAATCCAAGGCATGTCCATGTGAAGCCAGAACAAACAGCTCCTGCAAAAATGAAGCATCAGTTTATTCTTTTAAAACATAGAGATAGAACTGAATTAACAGTACATTTAGCCAAAAACCTGCGTCCATACCTTGCTATTATATTTACAACGACAAAGGAAGACGCTGATCATGTATTAGAAGCCATGATAACTGCCGGTTTAAATGCAGATGTACTGCATGGCGGCCTGCCGCCTCGTCAAAGAAAACAAGTAATGCGCAAAGTAAATGGATTACAAATTCAATATTTAGTTGCGACTGATTTAGCAGCTAGAGGGATGGATATCAAAGGCGTATCACATGTTATCAATCACTCGTTGCCAAAAGAACTGGAATATTATGTTCATAGAGTGGGGCGGACTGCACGTGCCGGGCAAACAGGAGAAGCTTTTACGTTTATTGAAAAAGAAGAATATCCAGAGTTAAAAAAACTTCAAAATAAGGGCATCACAGGCCAGTTTTTAGATTTGAAAAAGAATGAATGGATAACGGTTGAAAATCCATTAATTAATAAGCAAAATCTGAAATCGGAAAGTAATAAAGGACCAATCATACCCAAGTCTAAACCGAAGAAGGTAAAACCTGGTTATAAAAAGAAAGCTCGCTGGAAAGCAGAAAAGCAGGAGAAACGGCAAAAAAAAATAAATAAAAGAAAAAAGTAATTGGGGGAAATTTAAGATGTTATTAGGTTCACATGTATCAATGAACGGAAAGAAAATGCTGCTTGGTTCAAGTGAGGAAGCTGCATCTTATGGGGCATCCGCGATGATGATTTATACCGGAGCACCACAAAATACACGAAGGAAACCGATCGAAGAGCTGAATATTGAAGCAGGCAAAAATCACATGAAAGAAAATGGAGTAAAAGAGGTAGTGGTTCATGCACCTTATATTATTAATATTGGCAATACAACTAAACCAGAGACCTTTCAATTAGGCGTAGATTTTTTGCGCTCCGAAATCGAACGTACAGAAGCGATTGGGGCAACACAAATAGTGCTGCACCCAGGTGCTCATGTCGGTGCAGGAACAGAGGCCGGAGTGAGTAAAATAATAGAGGGGTTAAATGAAGTGATCGATCCAGATAAAAATGTCCAAATAGCCTTAGAAACAATGGCTGGAAAAGGATCGGAGTGCGGACGCACTTTTGAAGAAATAGCCAGTATAATAGAAGGAGTTACTCATAATGAGAAGCTTTCTGTTTGCTTTGATACTTGTCACATTCATGACGCAGGATATGACATAGCGAGAGATTTTGATGGAGTGTTAAACACATTTGATAAAGTAATTGGTCTAGACCGTTTGAAAGTTCTACATGTTAATGACAGTAAAAATGAATTAGGAGCTGCAAAAGACCGCCATGAAAATATCGGTTTTGGTTATATAGGTTTTGAAGCTCTCAATTACGTGGTTCATCATCCTGCGTTTGAAAATATCCCAAAAATATTAGAAACACCATATGTGGGGACAGATAAAAAGAATAAAAAACCACCATATAAGCATGAAATTAATATGTTTAAGGAAGAAACATTTAATGAAGATCTAAAACAAGAACTTATTTCTTAAATACTACAGACCAGCAGTTTTTCAAAAAGAAAAGCTGCTGGTTTTACATATTATTACACACGATTAATTATCCTATGAAATTTTTGAACAACTGTTTTAAGAGGGCATATGTTTCTGATGAGACGGTTTTTTTTGCCTCTTCTAAAATATTTGTCATGGATTGTTTGTCATCTATCGACCAATGACTAGACTGAACAAGATCCAGCAAATCAGAGGCTTCTTCAAAAGATACAGTAACGCCGTATAAAGCACCGTAGTGAATAAGGTCTTTTGGGTGAAGTTCGGATATCTTATATTTAATCCATTGGTCTTTAAAACGGTTCACATGGATCGCTCCTTATCCAAAATGTCGAAAAGATATTCAATTTTCTTTCTCATCATATGTATTTATGGAAAATAAGTGAGAACGCCAAGGAATAAAGTCTAAAAATATAAGCAAATAAACCTTCAAAAAAAGTATGCATTTTTTGTAATTTTTAGTATAATCAAAAGGGAGGCAGGAAATGGAATAAAAGCAGATTGGATGGATGTTTGTTTAATCATAAATAAAATGCTGAGGACAAGCAGAGATACTTAACGGGGGTTTGGTTAAACAAGGAGGGGTTATATGTACGAATCATTACGTACATTAAATACTATTGATTTTAAAAATGAGTTCGAAGATTTAAGGTCTGATGCAGAGTTAATCCTTAGCAAAGAAGGTCATATCATTTCCTTGAATAGTCTAGCAGAAGAGCTCTTTAACGACAGCCGCTATTTTTTTGATTATTTTACCTCTTATAATGCTGAACAAGCACTTTACTATATAAGAAAAATTTGTGACAAGGGAATATATACTGATTTTTCTCTGCTCCATCGATTTCAAAATAAGGAATCTTATATGCAATATAGTGGCGCTTTAAAAAATGGTTATATTTTGTTGACTGGAAGAGAAATGGTGGCTCCATTGCCTTCCTTAGAATTAAATGATCTTTTATCACAATTTGACCACGCTTATGCCATTGTCAGCCAATCCCTTAATATTGAACAAAGCAATGAAACGTTTCGCCAATATTTCAGTGAAGAAACTAAAAAGAACAGTGGACATAAATTAAATATTCAATTATTAACGGAAAGCAGTGAAGGACTCGCTGTAGCATCCCGATTAGTTAAAGATGTCCTAGAGAAACAAACATCACTTCAATTAGAAGTGAAAAATGACCACAGCGGAGAATGGCTGAACTTAAAAGGGTTATATCTACAAGATATAAATAGTGTACTGTTAATGATTTATGATTTGTCTTATGAGAGAAAATACACTCATCTTCTTACCTATCAAGATCAGATGGAGTCTGTTTCGTATTTATCTGCAGGGGTTGCTCATGAGCTTCGAAATCCTTTATCTGTTATAAAAGGATTTTTACAATTGTCTGCTTTAACAGATAGTTTTGATAAATATTCTGATACCATCCTCTCTGAAACAGAACGAATGAATGAGATTATCGATAACTTTTTATCGGTTGCAAGAAAAAAAGCAAAAAAAGAAACTAGAAATCCTAAATACTTATTAGAAAGCGTAATTGACATTATAAGATCAGAATGTTTAATGCAAGGCATACATTTTCACTATAACGTTGAGCCTATTCTTGATAAGGTAGAGGTTAATGAATCTTCGTTTAAACAAATTATTTTAAATGCACTGAGAAACTCAATTGAAGCTTTCCCAGGGGATAATAAAAACAATGTATTTACGCTTCAAAGTTTCGCAGAAAAAGGGTATTTAATTATCAAGTTGAGAGATAATGGAGGCGGTATTCCAAATGATGTATTAACTAACATTGGAAAACCCTTCTTTACCACAAAAGATAAAGGGACAGGCGTTGGGATCCCTTTGTGTAAAAAAATTATGGAAGAACATAATGGCACTTTTGCTATTGAAAGTAAGGTAAATGAGGGGACAGTAATAACACTCGCTTTTCCATTAAAGAAAAATATGTAGATTGTAAAAACTGCTTGAACTGTAAGGTTCAGGCAGTTTTTTATGCTTTTTTACAAGTGATTTGAAAGTATTGACCCTAGTTCGTTATTTTGATAAAAACATATACTGTGGGTGTTTTTATAAGTAATGAGCAAAAAGTTTCAAGGCGAAGTTATTGGGGTAAATAGCTGATGTTGCTGAAATGCTATGTTCCTTCTTTAAACGTACTTGGGGGTGCCAAAGTGAATTCAATACGATATATTTTAACCACTATTATTTTACCTGCTATATTTTTGATGACGGGGTTTCAAAAAGACCATATAGAAGAGCGTCTTGAAAAGCTTGAAAATAAAAGTGAAGAATTAGATAAAGCGAAAGATTTTGAGAAGAATATCGGATTTTTAAAAGAGACAACAGATATTAAATGGGATGCCAATTATTATGAATGGGCAGAAGCAAGAAAGCAAGCCAAACATTTACATGAAGATAGTAACGGCAGATTTGAACGTGATTGGGGAACGTTTTTAGTTCATCAAGCAAAAAAGAAAAATATTGATCCAGCCATTGTGTTTGAACTTTTGAATGTAGAAACCGGAGGGAAATTTGACCCGGATTTGGTGGGACCTAAAACAAAATATGGAAAAGCTTATGGTATGGCGCAGTTCATGAAAAATACAGGGCCTTGGATTGCAAAGAAAGCGGACATGCCCTACAGCCATTCCTGGTTATTTGATCCATATTATTCCATTCAATTGTCCATTGAGTATTTAGATTATCTTTATGAAAAATATGACAATTGGAATAAGGCATTAACTGCTTACCATCGGGGGATAGGCGGACTAGAAGCTTATGAAGATAAACATGGGAACGCAGAAAGCTGGTATGCTCTTGAAATTCAGGAAAATGCAGAAGAAAAGCAAGATGTATTAGTTAGCTATTAAACATGGTTTCTTTTGATATGCGGCATTAAGCTTTCAGTGCTCAGTAATAGGAGCGCTGAAAGCTTATCTATTATAAGTAGCTTATTAACCTTGGTATTTATTCATCTTCATATTCTTTCCATTGAGAAGCCATTTCAAAAAATGCGAGCTGACTTTCCAACGGTTTTTCTTCCGTATTTCGCGAAACATATCCATAATTGCCTGTTTTATCTTGTACTCGTGCTTTAATATTGTCACTCAATGTGAGGTTCAATACATTTCGCAATCGTTCCTTTAACGTATAATCTAAGATAGGAAACATGATTTCGATACGTTTATCCATGTTACGGGTCATCCAATCAGCAGAAGATAAAAAAAGTTTATCTTTACCATTATTATGGAAGTAAAAAATGCGCGTATGTTCTAGAAAACGACCAACGATGCTTCGTACTTTTATGTTTTCACTTATCCCTTTGATACCTGGCCGAAGACAGCAAATCCCTCTAACAATAAGGTCAATAGAAACACCAGCAATAGAAGCTTCGTACAATTTTAAGATAAGTGGTTTATCAGTTAATGAGTTCATTTTTACAATAATTTTGCCATTTCCATGTTTTTCGTGAAGGGCTATTTCTTCATCTATAAGCTGTAATAAATGTTCACGTATTTCCCCTGGAGATGTGCTGATTTGATTCCAAACCGGTTTTTTTCTATAGCCACTAAGATAATTAAAAAAATTAGTAGCATCTTCTCCAAATTCTTGTTTGCTAGTAAATAACCCCATATCGGTGTAAAGTTTTGCCGTTGAATCATTATAATTTCCAGTCCCCAGATGAACGAAGCGTTTAATTGTTCCATTTTGTTTTTTGACAACCAGGGTGATTTTACTATGCGTTTTTAAACCCGTTATGCCATAAATAACATGAACGCCTGATTTTTCTAATTTTTTAGCCCATTGAATATTGTTTTCCTCATCAAAACGTGCTTTTAGTTCAACCAATACAGTAACTTGTTTTCCATTGCCAGCCGCTTTTTCAAGGGCTTTTATGATAGGGGAATCCCCGCTTACACGATATAATGTTTGTTTAATAGCTAATACTTCTGGATTTCTAGCTGCTTTGCTAATAAACTCAATAACAGGCTGAAATGATTCATATGGATGATGAAGTAATATATCTCTTCTTAAAATAGTTGCAAAGATGTCTTCTTCCCCCATTAAATCTTGGGGCGGCTGAGGGATAATTGATTCATGGACGAGATGATCATATTCACCTGCCAGCTTGTTCCGTAACGGCAGTAAAAACGTGAGATCTAAAGGCCCTCGAAAGTGATATACATCCTTTTCATGTATTTCTAATTCAAACGTGAGATAGTCGAGCATTTCTGCATCCATCAGCCCCTCTTGATACTCAAGGCGAACAGCAGCCCCCCATTTTCTTTTTTTAAGTTCTTTTTCGATTTCGCTGAGTAAATCACGTGCACCTTCTTCATGTATGGTTAAATCAGCATTTCTAGTAATACGAAAAGGAGATACCGACATTACTTCATATCCTTCAAATAGATCACCAATAAATTCACTGATCACTTGTTCAAGCATGATAAAACTCGTTTTGGAATCGGAAGACTCAGGGAGCTCTACGAAACGGTTTAAAACAGAAGGGACTTGTACGATTGCTAAACTTCTTTTTGATTGTGTTTCTTTTTTTTGTAAGAAAACAGCAAGGTTTATAGATTTATTTAGCAGCATCGGAAACGGGCGGTAAGCATCTACAGCCATAGGAGTTAACACAGGGAATACATATTCTTTAAAGTAAAATTTTAAATAACGCATCTGCTCGTCATTTAATTCTTTTACTGTCAAAAAAGAAATGCGTTCACGTGAGAGAAGAGGAAGCAAAGTTTCTACATAATAATTGTCCTGTAAACGTACCAATGCACGGTTTTTCTCAGTAATCGCGCTTAATTGTTGTTTGGGAGTTAATCCAGCTTTATTTTCCGGTTTGTTAAAACCTGCTTTAACTTGATCCTTTAAACCTGCAACCCTAACCATGAAAAATTCATCGAGGTTTGAGCTGAAGATACCTAAAAATTTTAATCGTTCGAGGAGGGGATTTCTTTCGTCTAAGGCTTCTTCGAGAACTCTTTCATTGAAAGCAAGCCAGCTTAGTTCTCGGTTATTATAATAAGCAGCATTATTTAAATTAGGTAATTTGGATCCTAACTTGACAGACATTAATATCTCACCTTTCTAGTACAAAACCTTTTCTGAGTTGCAGAACTATATTACCATTTAAATATTAATTTTTTGTAAATTTTGAGTGAGAAGTAAAATGAAGATGTACTGACCTTTTAATTGCTTTTTCAATGTGCTTTTTATATTTATTGCTTTTTACTTCTTCAAAATAACTATTTATATTTTTTCGGCAGCAAATGTACAAATGAAGAGTTCTTCCGATTTTTTTGGCAGTAAGGTCTTGTACTACTTTTCGCTGCGTCCTGTTTAAAGAATAGGACAGTTTTAAAATACTTCCTAATAGTTCGTATCGTTTATATTCTTCTTTAGTGATTAACGATTTAAACGGACGAATAAAGCGTTTGTACCAGGACTTTGACTTGAATGAAGCAATACAAGCCATAGCGAGCCTGTCTGGATGAGAAATTCCATCGATAGACCTATTCGTTAAAACATAAAACGTATGCTGGCTGCTCGCTTCATGGCTGATAAATTCACCCATATATAAGACTCTTGCACTTTGTTTTAATAAATAAATGTTTTTATCATTTTGAAACACTGCAGGCAGATAAGGTTCCATTGCTCTGTAAAGCTTGTGGGCAATTTTTCCAACTTCCAGGACATAATCTTCATTGATTTCAAATTCCCGGCTTAATTGATAAAAGCTTTCTTCAGAAACGTCTGGAAAGTAATCCATCGAATAATCCCTTAACATCTCCTCGAACAAAAGACCGTCTCTTAACCCTTTATTACTCATTAAAAAATAATCAGCTGCTGTATATTCGACCAGCATAAAGATCACCCTGACAGCAGGAATGATGACATCTGCTCTATCTTTAGATAAACCATCAATATTTTCCCTTTCTTTGAGGGAAGAATTCTCTAACAGTGCCATCGTCGTCTTTATATCATCAGGATCCATTTTATATTGATGCAGACCTGCAAGAGAATAATTAATTTGTGATTGGTGGACAAGAGACATATTACGAGCACTTCCGCCAATTCCAATGATCGGAAGGTTTTTTGTTTGTTTCAGCC
This DNA window, taken from Alteribacillus bidgolensis, encodes the following:
- a CDS encoding DEAD/DEAH box helicase, translating into MSAFQRFDLPPFLIKSLQDQNIEKPMEIQERLIPAIINGRDVIGQSHTGSGKTLAFLLPILTKIRPDHKYIQAVITAPTRELAGQIYNELQKLLKNVSDSNIKAIRLTGGTDRQRTMEKLQKTPHIIVATPGRLNDMTKNQAIDVHRTEMFVVDEADQMLDMGFIEEIDPAASLMPDNLQMMVFSATIPEQLQPFLRKYMKNPRHVHVKPEQTAPAKMKHQFILLKHRDRTELTVHLAKNLRPYLAIIFTTTKEDADHVLEAMITAGLNADVLHGGLPPRQRKQVMRKVNGLQIQYLVATDLAARGMDIKGVSHVINHSLPKELEYYVHRVGRTARAGQTGEAFTFIEKEEYPELKKLQNKGITGQFLDLKKNEWITVENPLINKQNLKSESNKGPIIPKSKPKKVKPGYKKKARWKAEKQEKRQKKINKRKK
- a CDS encoding deoxyribonuclease IV, with product MLLGSHVSMNGKKMLLGSSEEAASYGASAMMIYTGAPQNTRRKPIEELNIEAGKNHMKENGVKEVVVHAPYIINIGNTTKPETFQLGVDFLRSEIERTEAIGATQIVLHPGAHVGAGTEAGVSKIIEGLNEVIDPDKNVQIALETMAGKGSECGRTFEEIASIIEGVTHNEKLSVCFDTCHIHDAGYDIARDFDGVLNTFDKVIGLDRLKVLHVNDSKNELGAAKDRHENIGFGYIGFEALNYVVHHPAFENIPKILETPYVGTDKKNKKPPYKHEINMFKEETFNEDLKQELIS
- a CDS encoding DUF2624 family protein, with amino-acid sequence MNRFKDQWIKYKISELHPKDLIHYGALYGVTVSFEEASDLLDLVQSSHWSIDDKQSMTNILEEAKKTVSSETYALLKQLFKNFIG
- a CDS encoding ATP-binding protein, whose amino-acid sequence is MYESLRTLNTIDFKNEFEDLRSDAELILSKEGHIISLNSLAEELFNDSRYFFDYFTSYNAEQALYYIRKICDKGIYTDFSLLHRFQNKESYMQYSGALKNGYILLTGREMVAPLPSLELNDLLSQFDHAYAIVSQSLNIEQSNETFRQYFSEETKKNSGHKLNIQLLTESSEGLAVASRLVKDVLEKQTSLQLEVKNDHSGEWLNLKGLYLQDINSVLLMIYDLSYERKYTHLLTYQDQMESVSYLSAGVAHELRNPLSVIKGFLQLSALTDSFDKYSDTILSETERMNEIIDNFLSVARKKAKKETRNPKYLLESVIDIIRSECLMQGIHFHYNVEPILDKVEVNESSFKQIILNALRNSIEAFPGDNKNNVFTLQSFAEKGYLIIKLRDNGGGIPNDVLTNIGKPFFTTKDKGTGVGIPLCKKIMEEHNGTFAIESKVNEGTVITLAFPLKKNM
- a CDS encoding lytic transglycosylase domain-containing protein, with amino-acid sequence MNSIRYILTTIILPAIFLMTGFQKDHIEERLEKLENKSEELDKAKDFEKNIGFLKETTDIKWDANYYEWAEARKQAKHLHEDSNGRFERDWGTFLVHQAKKKNIDPAIVFELLNVETGGKFDPDLVGPKTKYGKAYGMAQFMKNTGPWIAKKADMPYSHSWLFDPYYSIQLSIEYLDYLYEKYDNWNKALTAYHRGIGGLEAYEDKHGNAESWYALEIQENAEEKQDVLVSY
- a CDS encoding RNA degradosome polyphosphate kinase is translated as MSVKLGSKLPNLNNAAYYNNRELSWLAFNERVLEEALDERNPLLERLKFLGIFSSNLDEFFMVRVAGLKDQVKAGFNKPENKAGLTPKQQLSAITEKNRALVRLQDNYYVETLLPLLSRERISFLTVKELNDEQMRYLKFYFKEYVFPVLTPMAVDAYRPFPMLLNKSINLAVFLQKKETQSKRSLAIVQVPSVLNRFVELPESSDSKTSFIMLEQVISEFIGDLFEGYEVMSVSPFRITRNADLTIHEEGARDLLSEIEKELKKRKWGAAVRLEYQEGLMDAEMLDYLTFELEIHEKDVYHFRGPLDLTFLLPLRNKLAGEYDHLVHESIIPQPPQDLMGEEDIFATILRRDILLHHPYESFQPVIEFISKAARNPEVLAIKQTLYRVSGDSPIIKALEKAAGNGKQVTVLVELKARFDEENNIQWAKKLEKSGVHVIYGITGLKTHSKITLVVKKQNGTIKRFVHLGTGNYNDSTAKLYTDMGLFTSKQEFGEDATNFFNYLSGYRKKPVWNQISTSPGEIREHLLQLIDEEIALHEKHGNGKIIVKMNSLTDKPLILKLYEASIAGVSIDLIVRGICCLRPGIKGISENIKVRSIVGRFLEHTRIFYFHNNGKDKLFLSSADWMTRNMDKRIEIMFPILDYTLKERLRNVLNLTLSDNIKARVQDKTGNYGYVSRNTEEKPLESQLAFFEMASQWKEYEDE
- a CDS encoding Ppx/GppA family phosphatase, with the protein product MPQNKEKIAVIDIGSNSIRLVIHDVDEKGRSKEIHNLKKTARLSNHIDHENRLTNEGFTILKRSLQQIEEVIHFHNIKNIKAIATAAIRNASNRKAILSFIHQETSLQVRVLTEEEEAYYGYLAVVNSTFLSDGITIDIGGGSTEITLFQNKNLVHSHSFPFGALTLKKQFFPKKEPDKNDLQKLTHFIKEQFSTLPWLKQTKNLPIIGIGGSARNMSLVHQSQINYSLAGLHQYKMDPDDIKTTMALLENSSLKERENIDGLSKDRADVIIPAVRVIFMLVEYTAADYFLMSNKGLRDGLLFEEMLRDYSMDYFPDVSEESFYQLSREFEINEDYVLEVGKIAHKLYRAMEPYLPAVFQNDKNIYLLKQSARVLYMGEFISHEASSQHTFYVLTNRSIDGISHPDRLAMACIASFKSKSWYKRFIRPFKSLITKEEYKRYELLGSILKLSYSLNRTQRKVVQDLTAKKIGRTLHLYICCRKNINSYFEEVKSNKYKKHIEKAIKRSVHLHFTSHSKFTKN